In the genome of Polaribacter atrinae, one region contains:
- the lepB gene encoding signal peptidase I, producing the protein MTYIEWFIFFLAIQVIHFLGTWKLYVKAGRKAWEAAVPVYNGIVLMQIIKRPKWWIILLFIPVVNLLMFPVIWIETIRTFGFYKKLDSFLVIVTLGLYIFYINYATEAKYNAERSLKPRSELGEWVSSIAFAIIAATLVHTYFMQPFTIPTSSLEKSLLVGDYLFVSKFHYGARVPSTVIAAPMVHDSLPFTGTASYLKSPQLPYTRLPGLQKIKNNDIVCFNWPADTLATMWGDHSGKFTYKPVDKKTNYVKRSVGIAGDSLEIKDGYVYINGQKNKLPYRAKIQFYYTYEAKSAIDRNNFPQFLINKERTGVYKILNEYWNNPKVQEAFDKSANLSKIGSDSLYTEVAGGVSQDLASRLKMTNVANKININLTEEEFNQLKKHPSTVSVKKVNYRADVGIFPHVKENEWSQDNMGPIYIPKAGATVKIDAKSLPFYEQIIKNYENNDLQIVGDNIFINGKKADSYTFKQDYYWMMGDNRHNSLDARYYGYTPFDHVLGKPVMVWFSWDANAASFGEKIKSIRWDRMFTTVHGDGEPVSYRYFVFALIGLYFGYSFYKGKKAKK; encoded by the coding sequence ATGACTTATATAGAGTGGTTTATCTTTTTTTTAGCAATACAAGTAATTCATTTTTTAGGTACTTGGAAATTATACGTAAAAGCTGGTAGAAAAGCATGGGAAGCTGCAGTACCTGTTTATAACGGTATTGTTTTAATGCAAATTATAAAGAGACCTAAATGGTGGATCATTTTATTATTTATTCCAGTAGTTAACCTCTTAATGTTTCCTGTTATTTGGATTGAAACTATTAGAACTTTTGGCTTTTATAAAAAATTAGATTCCTTTTTAGTAATAGTTACTTTGGGTCTGTATATTTTTTATATCAATTACGCTACAGAAGCAAAATACAATGCAGAAAGAAGCTTAAAACCTCGTTCTGAGCTTGGTGAATGGGTTAGTTCTATTGCATTTGCAATTATTGCGGCTACTTTGGTACATACTTATTTTATGCAACCTTTTACCATACCAACTTCTTCTTTAGAAAAATCTTTATTAGTAGGAGATTATCTTTTTGTAAGTAAGTTTCACTATGGAGCTAGAGTTCCATCTACAGTTATAGCAGCTCCAATGGTACATGATTCTTTACCTTTTACAGGAACAGCTTCGTACTTAAAAAGTCCACAATTACCTTACACACGTTTACCGGGTTTACAAAAAATTAAAAATAACGATATTGTTTGTTTCAATTGGCCTGCAGATACATTAGCAACTATGTGGGGAGATCATTCAGGTAAATTCACTTATAAGCCTGTAGATAAAAAGACCAACTATGTAAAACGTAGTGTTGGTATTGCTGGAGATTCTTTAGAGATTAAAGATGGTTACGTATATATCAACGGACAAAAAAATAAATTACCATACAGAGCAAAAATTCAGTTTTACTACACTTACGAAGCAAAGTCTGCAATAGACAGAAACAATTTCCCTCAGTTTTTAATCAATAAAGAAAGAACAGGAGTTTATAAAATTTTAAATGAATATTGGAACAATCCAAAGGTTCAAGAAGCTTTTGATAAGAGTGCTAACTTATCTAAAATAGGATCAGATTCTTTATATACAGAAGTTGCAGGTGGGGTTTCTCAAGATTTAGCAAGTCGTTTAAAAATGACCAATGTAGCTAACAAAATAAATATTAATTTAACAGAAGAAGAATTTAATCAACTTAAAAAACATCCTTCTACTGTTTCTGTTAAAAAAGTAAATTATAGAGCTGATGTTGGTATTTTTCCTCATGTAAAAGAAAATGAATGGAGTCAAGATAATATGGGGCCAATTTATATTCCTAAAGCTGGTGCAACCGTAAAAATTGATGCTAAATCTTTACCATTTTATGAGCAAATTATAAAAAATTATGAAAACAATGATTTGCAAATTGTTGGAGACAATATTTTTATTAATGGTAAAAAGGCAGACTCTTATACCTTTAAACAAGATTATTATTGGATGATGGGAGATAACAGACACAACTCTTTAGATGCTCGTTATTATGGTTATACACCTTTTGATCATGTATTAGGAAAACCTGTTATGGTTTGGTTTAGTTGGGATGCAAATGCAGCCTCTTTTGGAGAAAAGATAAAATCTATCCGTTGGGATAGAATGTTTACTACTGTTCACGGAGACGGAGAGCCTGTATCTTATAGATATTTTGTATTTGCCTTAATTGGTTTGTATTTTGGATATAGTTTCTATAAGGGAAAAAAAGCGAAAAAATAG
- a CDS encoding WbqC family protein: MSLFIPTYFGPISQYTEIIKSDTITFEMEDNFQKQSYRNRCYIYNSNGKQLLNIPVKDKNKGTSQRKKTKDLLVDNDALWQDHHLKSLQTAYRTSPFYEFYEDDLLKIFNKKYTFLQDVNIDTHLFIMDALQVSLQYTKTEEYLVTTTEQDFRELVDVKNQPKKTTDTYIQMFDDKHGFIPNLSFLDLLFMEGPNAISYL, from the coding sequence ATGTCACTATTTATACCTACTTATTTTGGACCAATTTCTCAGTATACAGAAATTATAAAATCAGATACTATTACTTTTGAAATGGAAGACAACTTTCAAAAACAAAGTTATAGAAATAGGTGTTATATTTATAACTCTAACGGAAAACAGTTATTAAATATTCCTGTAAAGGATAAAAACAAAGGAACTTCTCAACGTAAGAAAACAAAAGATTTACTGGTTGATAATGATGCACTTTGGCAAGACCATCATTTAAAATCTTTACAAACAGCATATAGAACATCTCCATTTTACGAGTTTTATGAAGATGATTTGCTTAAAATATTCAATAAAAAATACACCTTTTTACAAGATGTAAATATTGATACCCATTTATTTATTATGGATGCATTACAAGTTTCTCTGCAATATACTAAAACTGAAGAATACCTTGTAACAACTACAGAACAAGACTTTAGAGAGTTGGTAGATGTAAAAAATCAACCAAAAAAAACTACAGACACTTACATACAAATGTTTGATGACAAACATGGATTTATTCCTAATTTATCCTTTTTAGACCTCCTTTTTATGGAAGGGCCAAATGCTATTAGTTATTTATAA
- a CDS encoding Crp/Fnr family transcriptional regulator, which yields MQKILQNFTSKFKDISKNSIQKFLNLATEEAYKKNEVISKIGEISKDFYIIKSGVVRSFYSDEKGKESIRTLFTPNKTTGSLASLISKKPSILTYDCLTDCVIYKFNFNELKELATEDIDIDNLYCTMLEYLFLNMEDRIYDLTLLNATEKYLKLKDEIPEIENLIAQYHIASYLNITAVQLSRIRKEIYSK from the coding sequence ATGCAAAAAATATTACAAAACTTTACATCTAAATTTAAAGATATTTCTAAAAATAGCATTCAAAAATTTTTAAACTTAGCTACAGAAGAAGCCTATAAAAAAAACGAAGTTATAAGTAAAATAGGTGAAATCTCTAAAGATTTTTACATCATTAAATCGGGTGTTGTTCGGTCTTTTTATTCTGATGAAAAAGGCAAAGAATCTATAAGAACACTTTTTACTCCTAATAAAACTACAGGATCTTTAGCATCACTTATCTCTAAAAAACCAAGTATACTTACGTATGACTGTTTAACAGACTGTGTAATTTATAAATTTAATTTTAACGAATTAAAAGAATTAGCAACAGAAGATATAGATATAGACAACCTTTATTGTACAATGCTAGAATATCTTTTTTTAAATATGGAAGATAGAATTTATGATTTAACACTTCTAAATGCAACAGAAAAATATTTAAAATTAAAAGATGAAATACCTGAAATTGAAAATCTTATCGCTCAATATCATATTGCCTCTTATCTAAATATTACTGCAGTTCAGTTAAGTCGAATTAGAAAAGAAATCTACTCAAAATAA
- a CDS encoding DUF6122 family protein — protein MTIEFLIHYFLHFIAPFFIAYFFFKSNWKIVYLIFICSMLVDLDHLLATPIFDKNRCSINFHPLHSYIAIGFYALGLFFKKTRILCIALLFHMLTDYIDCYL, from the coding sequence ATGACTATCGAATTTCTTATCCATTATTTCCTACATTTTATAGCACCCTTTTTTATCGCTTACTTTTTCTTTAAAAGTAATTGGAAAATTGTTTATTTAATTTTCATCTGTTCTATGCTAGTAGATCTAGATCATTTATTAGCAACCCCTATTTTTGATAAAAACAGGTGTAGCATTAATTTTCACCCGCTGCACTCTTATATTGCTATTGGCTTTTATGCACTGGGTTTATTTTTTAAGAAAACAAGAATACTCTGCATCGCATTGTTATTTCACATGCTTACAGATTATATAGATTGTTATTTATAG
- a CDS encoding lipopolysaccharide biosynthesis protein, with the protein MGVVFKQSLKNTLFIYLGFAFGGINTLFLYTRFLEDEYYGLVTFLLSTSNLLMPLIALGIHHTIVKFFSSYFTKQEKDSFLSSVLFLPLLIAIPIAYFGNLFYKEIGDYLSIENPIIKDYTVVIYLIAVACAYFEIFYSWAKVQFQSVFGNILKELWNRVMVMILLFAVYFELITKPEFIYYLTGAYFLRMFIMMFYAFNLYMPKFTFSRPDNFKEVIRFSGYIILAGSAGAIILDIDKFMIPGKESLVIAAYYSVAVFIGSFIEAPSRAMLNILQPLTSKTLNEENHKEVASLYKKSSINLLLISGLFFVLINANVGQLFNLLPKEYGGGALVVLMISVLKLYNGFLGNNGAIINNSKFYKITLPISISMALSVYLLNKLFYYELDMGTDGLALATLIVIFFANTFKLFFVKRKFSMTPFTDKSLKMILIITVLYLAFNFWDFSVSNIYLWKFPVHPIINIALKSILITVVYILVVLKLNISNEFDLLLKKYYK; encoded by the coding sequence ATGGGAGTTGTATTTAAACAGTCTTTAAAAAACACGCTTTTTATTTATCTTGGTTTTGCTTTTGGAGGAATAAATACCTTGTTTTTATATACTCGTTTTTTAGAAGATGAATATTATGGTTTGGTAACTTTTTTGTTATCTACGTCTAATTTATTAATGCCACTAATTGCATTAGGGATTCATCATACAATTGTAAAGTTTTTTTCTAGCTATTTTACAAAACAAGAGAAAGATAGTTTCCTATCATCGGTACTTTTTTTACCGCTATTGATCGCAATTCCAATAGCTTATTTTGGAAACTTATTTTATAAAGAAATAGGAGATTATTTATCCATAGAAAACCCTATTATAAAAGATTATACGGTTGTTATTTACCTAATAGCTGTTGCTTGTGCTTATTTCGAAATTTTTTATTCTTGGGCTAAAGTTCAATTTCAGTCTGTTTTTGGTAACATTTTAAAAGAACTTTGGAATCGAGTAATGGTTATGATACTGTTATTTGCAGTTTACTTTGAGTTGATTACAAAACCTGAATTTATTTACTATTTAACGGGCGCCTATTTTTTAAGAATGTTTATAATGATGTTTTATGCATTTAATTTATACATGCCAAAATTTACATTTTCTAGACCTGATAACTTTAAAGAAGTAATTCGTTTTTCTGGGTATATTATTTTAGCAGGAAGTGCAGGTGCTATTATTTTAGACATCGATAAATTTATGATTCCTGGTAAAGAATCTTTAGTAATTGCAGCCTATTATTCGGTAGCTGTTTTTATAGGTTCTTTTATTGAGGCGCCTAGTAGGGCTATGTTAAACATTCTACAGCCTTTAACTTCTAAGACGTTAAATGAAGAAAATCATAAGGAAGTAGCTTCTTTATACAAAAAGAGTTCTATTAACTTATTATTAATTAGCGGGCTTTTCTTTGTTTTAATAAATGCCAATGTTGGTCAGTTATTTAACTTGTTGCCTAAAGAATATGGAGGTGGAGCATTGGTTGTACTGATGATTTCTGTGCTAAAGCTTTACAATGGTTTTTTAGGAAATAATGGAGCTATTATAAATAATTCTAAGTTTTATAAAATAACATTACCTATTAGTATTTCTATGGCGTTATCTGTTTATCTTTTAAATAAACTTTTTTACTATGAATTAGATATGGGGACAGATGGTTTGGCTTTGGCAACTTTAATCGTTATCTTTTTTGCAAATACGTTTAAGTTGTTTTTTGTAAAACGTAAGTTTTCTATGACGCCTTTTACAGACAAATCATTAAAAATGATTTTGATCATTACTGTTCTTTATCTAGCTTTTAATTTTTGGGACTTCTCTGTGAGTAATATTTATTTATGGAAGTTTCCTGTGCATCCTATTATAAATATCGCTTTAAAAAGCATCTTGATAACTGTAGTATATATACTTGTAGTTCTTAAACTTAATATTTCTAATGAGTTTGATCTTCTTTTAAAAAAATACTATAAATAA
- a CDS encoding glycosyltransferase family 4 protein, whose amino-acid sequence MKVLIITYYWPPAGGSGVQRWLKFVKYLQESDIEPVVYTVDNVNYPKEDNTLINEIPKNIEILKQPIWEPTDVLFWKKNKPQKSGISNASNGGVLSFIRGNFFIPDPKVFWVKSSVKYLQKYLDANKIDTIISTGPPHSMHLIAQKLHKKNRIKWLADFRDPWADLYYNKDFKQLSFAKNINRKLETKVLQNADCVLTVSNSLKYEFAKKASRVEVITNGFDDEVLTSNTVVLDSGFSISYIGLLPKQSNPKVLFKVLKELCLQDEGFKNALKLNFIGDISDEVKEEISTNNLLKNTEFIGYVTHKEAIEYQKKAQVLLLLIPNVEKSKGILTGKLFEYLTAKRPILAIGPEDGDLSEIVKETNSGVVVDFNNEAKLSSEILKLYDQYKKGSLLVASKNIERYHRKELTKELALIIKSLHS is encoded by the coding sequence TTGAAAGTCTTAATAATTACATATTATTGGCCACCTGCAGGAGGTTCTGGAGTGCAACGTTGGTTGAAATTTGTAAAATATTTACAAGAATCTGATATAGAGCCTGTTGTGTATACGGTTGATAATGTAAATTATCCGAAGGAAGACAATACCCTAATTAATGAAATTCCTAAAAATATAGAAATTTTAAAACAACCTATTTGGGAACCTACAGATGTTCTTTTTTGGAAAAAGAACAAACCTCAGAAAAGTGGAATATCTAACGCAAGTAACGGAGGAGTTTTATCATTTATAAGAGGAAATTTTTTTATTCCCGATCCTAAAGTTTTTTGGGTAAAATCTTCTGTAAAGTACCTTCAAAAGTATTTAGATGCAAATAAGATTGATACGATTATTTCTACTGGTCCGCCACATAGTATGCATTTAATTGCTCAAAAATTGCATAAAAAGAATCGTATAAAATGGCTTGCAGATTTTAGAGATCCTTGGGCAGATTTGTACTATAACAAAGATTTTAAGCAATTGTCTTTTGCTAAAAATATAAATAGAAAATTAGAAACGAAAGTTTTACAAAATGCAGATTGTGTATTAACGGTTAGTAATTCTTTAAAATATGAATTTGCTAAAAAAGCAAGTAGGGTAGAAGTGATTACCAATGGTTTTGATGATGAAGTTTTAACGAGTAACACAGTTGTTTTAGATAGTGGTTTTTCTATTTCGTACATTGGTTTATTACCAAAACAAAGCAACCCAAAAGTATTGTTTAAAGTTTTAAAGGAACTTTGCTTACAAGATGAAGGTTTTAAAAATGCTTTAAAACTGAATTTTATTGGTGATATTTCAGATGAAGTGAAAGAAGAAATTTCTACTAATAATTTATTGAAAAATACTGAATTTATTGGTTATGTAACCCATAAAGAGGCAATAGAATACCAAAAGAAAGCACAAGTTTTGTTGTTGTTAATTCCGAATGTAGAAAAATCAAAAGGAATTTTAACTGGAAAATTATTTGAGTATTTAACAGCAAAAAGACCCATTTTAGCGATTGGACCCGAAGATGGAGATTTATCAGAAATTGTAAAAGAAACCAATTCTGGTGTTGTAGTTGATTTTAATAATGAAGCAAAATTATCATCAGAAATATTAAAATTATATGATCAATACAAAAAAGGAAGTTTGCTTGTAGCTTCTAAAAATATTGAAAGATATCATAGAAAAGAATTGACCAAAGAACTAGCTTTGATTATTAAAAGTTTACATTCGTAA
- a CDS encoding glycosyltransferase family 4 protein — MKIGMILDAPFPPDPRVENEAVSLVKAGHDVFLFCLKYGNEKASEVINGVQVKRYTSNQLEYKLSALAYTVPFYSILMKKKIHQFIKETNIDALHIHDIRIAAAVFNANTAFNLPVVLDLHDNMPEVMKLYPHLQKFPGKYIIAPSKWKKKEKEFIEKADKVISVSPEFLENLVERIPSVKDKLVLVPNTIRESFYKDFKVDKTIIDRYKDNFVLLYLGDTHIRRGLQTAIEAVSSLKDIIPNIKLVIVGRNTTDVVLKQQVADLKLEQFVDFEGWQNVSLFQSYILSSAICISPLHRNLQHDVAYANKIFQYMSLAKPLLVSDATAQRRVVENNNTGLVHKDRDVEDFSDKIITLYNDEALRNELGQNGKQFIENEFSWEQTSKKLIHLYNNLLS, encoded by the coding sequence ATGAAAATAGGAATGATTTTAGATGCTCCTTTTCCGCCCGATCCTAGGGTAGAAAACGAAGCAGTTTCTTTGGTAAAAGCAGGTCATGATGTTTTTCTGTTCTGTTTAAAATATGGAAATGAAAAGGCATCTGAGGTTATTAACGGAGTTCAAGTAAAAAGATATACTTCTAATCAACTAGAATATAAATTATCCGCTTTAGCGTATACAGTTCCTTTTTACAGTATTTTGATGAAAAAAAAGATTCATCAATTTATAAAAGAAACCAATATTGACGCGCTACACATACATGATATTAGAATTGCAGCAGCTGTTTTTAATGCAAATACAGCTTTCAATCTACCTGTAGTATTAGATTTACATGATAATATGCCAGAAGTGATGAAGTTGTATCCTCATCTGCAGAAATTTCCTGGAAAGTATATTATTGCACCATCAAAATGGAAAAAAAAGGAAAAGGAATTTATAGAAAAGGCAGATAAAGTAATTTCTGTTTCTCCTGAATTTTTAGAAAATTTAGTAGAAAGGATTCCGTCTGTAAAAGACAAGTTAGTTTTAGTTCCGAATACAATTAGAGAATCTTTTTACAAAGATTTTAAGGTGGATAAAACCATTATAGACAGATATAAAGATAATTTTGTGCTCTTATATTTAGGAGATACGCATATACGAAGAGGTTTGCAAACTGCCATTGAAGCTGTTAGTTCTCTTAAAGATATCATACCCAATATTAAGTTGGTCATTGTAGGTAGAAATACTACAGATGTTGTTTTAAAGCAACAAGTTGCTGACTTAAAGTTAGAACAATTTGTTGATTTTGAAGGTTGGCAAAATGTTTCTTTATTTCAGTCTTATATCTTGTCTAGTGCTATTTGTATATCGCCATTGCATAGAAATTTACAACATGATGTTGCGTATGCAAATAAGATTTTTCAGTACATGAGTTTGGCAAAACCACTTTTGGTAAGTGATGCTACAGCTCAAAGAAGAGTAGTAGAAAATAATAATACTGGTTTGGTTCATAAAGACAGAGATGTAGAAGATTTTTCTGATAAAATCATTACACTTTACAACGATGAAGCGTTAAGAAATGAATTAGGACAAAATGGGAAGCAGTTTATAGAAAATGAATTTTCTTGGGAACAGACTTCTAAAAAACTAATCCATCTCTACAATAATCTACTATCTTGA
- a CDS encoding YfhO family protein: protein MKFTKILPYVGAVAIFVLASIIYFHPVLKGEKLNQSDITQFTGMVKEINDFRADKNTEPYWTGASFSGMPAYQVSAYYPNDLVRGIDRALRFLPRPADYTFLYFLSFFVLMMALKVNWRLAIFGSLAFGFSTYLIIIFGAGHNAKAHAIAYMPLILAGLLWVFQKRYILGFIVTGVAMALEIYTNHPQMTYYLGFALIILGIVEFIHAIKEKIIPTFIKQVAIILAAVLLGVGANAPRLMAMKEYADHSTRGKSELTITPDGKVKKATKGLDKAYITEYSYAKLETFNLFIPRFMGGGTIEKLGESSDFYQLLEAKAGKKAAKEYSEQALTYWGDQNIVEAPAYIGAVVFFLFFLGIFLVKGRLKQWLVTATIFSILMSWGRNFDVLTNLFIDYFPLYNKFRAVSSIQVIAELCVPILGILALKEFFSPKISSEEKQDALKKAVYAFGGLIVVGFLLAHGFSTFEGIRDAQYNQLPGLADAIISDRKSMLFTDTLRSLFLMIISAGVLWMLLKGKLKQGVAIITLTLFMLFDLISVDKKYVNEDDFKSARKIDKPFIASTADKIILQDKSHYRVGNFTVNPMNDGSTSYFHQSIGGYHAAKLGRYQELFDFQIAKNNMQVLNMLNTKYFIIGNDKGDKQSQLNPDANGNVWFVENVKIVESANEEMQALDSLNTKNVAVYQKDVSNEYQPNFPKEIDSTANIELLNYDVTTLTYQSKTAKEQFAVFSEIYYKEGWNAYVDGKLTPHVRVNYVLRGMTIPAGEHTIEFKFEPKVIQQGKMISLASYALLILITAGWFFYEKKKEKQ, encoded by the coding sequence ATGAAGTTTACTAAAATTTTACCTTATGTAGGTGCCGTTGCAATCTTTGTATTGGCATCAATTATCTATTTTCATCCTGTTTTAAAAGGAGAAAAACTGAATCAATCTGATATTACTCAGTTTACCGGAATGGTAAAAGAGATTAATGATTTTAGAGCAGATAAAAACACAGAACCTTATTGGACAGGTGCTTCTTTTAGTGGAATGCCAGCCTATCAAGTAAGTGCTTATTATCCTAATGATTTAGTACGTGGAATAGATAGAGCATTGCGTTTTTTACCAAGACCTGCAGATTATACTTTCTTATATTTTTTAAGTTTCTTTGTGTTAATGATGGCTTTAAAAGTTAATTGGAGGTTGGCTATTTTTGGATCTCTCGCCTTTGGTTTTTCAACCTATTTAATCATTATTTTTGGAGCAGGTCATAACGCAAAAGCGCATGCAATTGCCTACATGCCTTTAATATTAGCAGGATTATTGTGGGTTTTTCAAAAACGTTATATTCTTGGTTTTATAGTTACTGGAGTCGCAATGGCTTTAGAGATTTATACAAATCATCCTCAGATGACTTATTATTTAGGATTTGCCTTAATAATTTTAGGAATTGTAGAATTTATACATGCTATTAAAGAAAAAATTATTCCAACTTTTATAAAACAAGTAGCTATTATTCTTGCTGCAGTTTTATTAGGTGTTGGTGCTAATGCACCTCGTTTAATGGCTATGAAAGAATATGCTGATCATAGTACAAGAGGAAAATCTGAATTAACGATTACTCCAGATGGTAAAGTAAAAAAAGCCACAAAAGGGTTAGATAAAGCCTATATAACAGAATATAGTTATGCAAAATTAGAGACTTTTAATTTATTCATCCCTCGTTTTATGGGAGGAGGAACGATAGAGAAATTAGGCGAAAGTTCAGATTTTTATCAACTTTTAGAAGCAAAAGCAGGTAAAAAAGCAGCAAAAGAATATTCTGAGCAAGCACTTACCTATTGGGGAGATCAAAATATAGTAGAAGCACCGGCTTATATTGGTGCAGTTGTTTTCTTTCTATTTTTCTTAGGGATATTTTTAGTGAAAGGACGTTTAAAACAATGGTTAGTTACCGCAACAATATTTTCTATATTAATGAGTTGGGGGAGAAACTTTGATGTTTTAACCAATTTGTTTATTGATTATTTTCCGTTGTATAATAAATTTAGAGCTGTTTCATCAATACAAGTAATTGCAGAATTATGTGTTCCTATTTTAGGAATATTGGCTTTAAAAGAATTCTTTTCTCCTAAAATTTCTTCGGAAGAAAAACAAGACGCACTAAAAAAAGCAGTGTATGCTTTTGGAGGTTTAATTGTTGTAGGGTTTTTATTGGCGCATGGTTTTTCTACTTTCGAGGGAATAAGAGATGCACAATACAATCAATTACCAGGTTTAGCAGATGCGATTATTTCTGATAGAAAGTCAATGTTATTTACAGATACTTTACGTTCATTATTTTTAATGATAATTTCTGCAGGGGTTTTATGGATGTTATTAAAAGGCAAGTTAAAGCAAGGTGTAGCTATTATTACATTGACTCTTTTTATGTTATTCGATTTAATTTCTGTTGATAAAAAGTATGTAAATGAAGATGATTTTAAGTCTGCAAGAAAAATTGATAAACCATTTATAGCATCTACAGCAGATAAAATTATTTTACAAGACAAAAGCCATTATAGAGTTGGTAACTTTACGGTAAATCCGATGAATGATGGAAGTACTTCTTATTTTCATCAATCTATTGGAGGGTATCATGCAGCAAAATTAGGACGTTATCAAGAATTATTTGATTTTCAAATAGCCAAAAATAACATGCAAGTTTTAAACATGTTAAATACTAAATATTTTATTATTGGTAATGATAAGGGAGATAAGCAGTCGCAATTAAACCCAGATGCTAATGGAAATGTTTGGTTTGTAGAAAATGTAAAAATTGTAGAATCGGCAAATGAAGAAATGCAAGCATTAGATTCTTTAAATACTAAGAATGTAGCTGTTTATCAAAAGGATGTCTCTAATGAATATCAACCTAATTTCCCTAAAGAAATAGATAGTACTGCCAACATAGAACTTTTAAATTATGATGTTACTACATTAACATATCAATCTAAAACAGCAAAAGAACAGTTTGCCGTTTTTTCTGAAATCTATTATAAAGAAGGTTGGAACGCTTACGTTGATGGTAAATTAACGCCACATGTCCGTGTAAATTATGTGTTGCGTGGAATGACAATTCCTGCAGGAGAACATACGATTGAATTTAAGTTTGAACCAAAAGTAATTCAGCAAGGAAAAATGATTTCATTAGCTTCTTATGCTTTGTTAATCTTAATAACAGCTGGTTGGTTCTTTTACGAAAAGAAGAAAGAGAAACAATGA
- a CDS encoding DUF4834 family protein, with protein sequence MGLLKTIFFIVLFYYAFKFLAKLFAPFLIKKAAETIKKKAEQQYGGGQQQEQPKNTVPEGKTVIDKTPGQQQQSKNSVGEYVDFEEID encoded by the coding sequence ATGGGATTATTAAAAACAATTTTTTTTATTGTTCTTTTTTATTATGCTTTTAAGTTTTTAGCAAAGTTATTTGCCCCTTTTTTAATAAAAAAGGCAGCAGAAACAATTAAAAAGAAAGCAGAACAGCAATATGGTGGCGGACAACAACAAGAACAACCAAAAAATACTGTACCAGAAGGTAAAACAGTAATCGATAAAACTCCAGGACAGCAACAGCAAAGTAAAAACTCTGTTGGTGAATATGTGGATTTTGAGGAAATAGATTAA